The sequence TGCCCCCCACCCTGCCCCCAAGGACCGTGGAGATCATGGAGTACACACCTCCACTTCCCACTCCGCAGTACTCACACACACCAATCCCAGACATGACTGTCACCAAAGCAAACAGAACCACCATGGAGACCAGGAGCATCCCGAGCAGCACACCTGTGTTGCCCTGGAAGATAAGTTAAACAAAACTGCAACATGaatttctaaaaaaacaataaaagtatAACAGCATGTACTCACCACTAAGTAGCCAGTACGcaggaacaaaacaacaccaaaGATGTTAATCATGCACGTGGTGAAGACACCATCCCAGGTACCAAAAAGAACCGGCTCCCAAACAAAGAGTTTGATTCTCCACCATGGTTGACTGGACTGCTGAGAGCCCTGGACAAAAGCTTACTTTATTAAAACCCATATTGACatcatcataatcatcatGCAACTGCAGGCCAATATGAAGATGTGCTTTGAAAGTATATTTTACTTTCCAGCATGTGGCTCACATAAgaataatgaaaatacaacATTGGCGACCGCCACGTCAAAGCCAAACATGTATTTGAGCAGAGGGCGATgtctttaaaacaaacaaacgcaaaCCCCGGTGAAACCTTTCTATCCTCTGCGATAAAAGCGTGCATGTTTGCCTTGAGTCCTTTGCAGGTTTAATTATGCTGAATGTCATGTTGTAACAAAACCACACCTTAGAATGACTAAACATGTAAtactttttaagaaaatcatattTGACAGCTTACTTGTGCATCCTCGTGGAACAGATCTTGCTCATGAGGGTCAGTGTTGCTTGGATTTGCCTCCTTCGGCAGGCCTGCTCCAGCTTCTGTCTGATCACAGGTGTGCACGGGTAAGGACTCCATTGTAACCTATAATGCACAAGTATGTAAGTGAGGAGCAGAATATGAGCTATAGACAGGTAGGAATATTCACGTTCTACATCCTTGGGGGTTCaggcaagaaagaaagacaccGCCCTTCACcctcaaacaattaaaaaacaaaaagaagatgAGGGATAATCAACAATGTTTTCTATTAAATAACTTTTAGACAAAGCCtgcttaaaataattaaagggGCGCATTGGGGAGATTCCTGAAACCCAGTTGTGTTATTGATGTGGACCAGTACTGTTACTCAGAGGCCCCCTTCCATCCACcatcaagtaaaaacaaggGGCTctatggaggggggggggggggggggggggggttgtctgagttgtctgccttttttttttttttactgcatctAGGAAATTGTGTCAAGTGTATTCTGCATTGTTACAATAGCAGACACTCGAATTAAAGCACAGCTGAGAATTACAGTTAACAAACAGAATGACAACTATCAATAAGAaactaaattaataaaataattaaggcCCTAGTATATTAGGAAAAATCAAAACTGTGCCGTCGTGACATAATGTGGTTCAGTAATGGTTAAACCGATTTAAACCTACCTTTCAAGAAATATAATTAGTCCATGATGGGGATGaatgattgtaaaaaaaagactaaattTTCCATGATCCGAGCGTGTGTATCAATGTGGGCAGCAAGCAAAGAGACTGCAGCAGGTGTGCAGCAGAACTGAACGTGGCTTACTTTGTTTGCAGGGTGTTGCTGCTTTACACGATGATCCTCTATTGGTTTTGGCAATAAATCTAGTAGCTAGCTTGCCAGTGAACACAGCTGAAAGGAAGTACATGCATGTCAGTTtccttatcttttttttagataaattaaaaaaaataaaaataaaggcaaTAGAAAACTAATCATCAGtcactaaaaaaacaacaaaaaaaactgaaaacctAAGCCAAATATtccaatgtattttttgggaaacattttattcatgtgGACATGACACAACAATCAAGAGAACAACTGAATCAGATTGTTTACAAATCATCATATATTGCAGAATTCTAACAATATGGGTTTACTCAATTGAAATTAATCCGCTACATTTAAAGCCTCACGCCATTCGTCAAACGGGTTCGCTTGCTCCAACTTTGTGACCATGCAGATAAACCTTTTTCATTGACTCCTTCCCACAGTGAAGTTATGAGAAGATGTCAGGCTGAGATTCACATTGAAATAAGATGACACAAACCACTTTTACAGAGACGACTGAGGGTATAGTGAGTGCTTATGATGTACCATACATATCAGTGCCTTAAATTTCATGGTTCAAAAAtagtatactgtatatatatatatatatttatatatatttttttcagttagAAAGACATAACCCAGATGTTTTTCCATACAGAACTGGTAATTTTCACTAGCTTATACAAGGACACTTATGGCCAAAAATTGggaggggggaagaaaaaacaaaaaacaaaaacacagtgcTGCCATTTTAACTCATAAAACTcaaccacatttttatttgcttaaTTGAACTCAAAATCATCCATAAACGATTCAAGTcgattcatcttttttttttttttttttttgcaagtacAAGAATTATTCAGGTCATCATTGTGCTTAAAAGTGATTTACAAAGGCCATTTACAACCGGAAAATTTCAAGCAGATTTTAGTGACGTGTCTTTTATGGGGGAGGGGGTTCAAGAAAAGTCATCGAGATGTCCGATCCACTGCATTAAATTACAAGCATAACCATCTAAATTCACCTTAACCTGTCACCAACACACTATACAGAAAAGACTTTCTTCAATATCACTGATTACATCCTTTATATACAAATCTTATAAGGAAACTGATTTATTGTCAAATCTACTcaatgtggcaaaaaaaaaaaaaaaatcttatgcTTCTAGAGAGAAACAATAGTTTTGCACAAGCGACACACAGCTATAAGGGTACTCAGCGAAACTCAAAAATATACACTATATTTACAGGATTTACATATATAAAAAGGGAAtgtaaaagggaaaaaatacattatttgaTGATTATTGGTGCCGCATGTCCCTGATTGTCAATGGAACTTATTGTGATGGCCTAAAAGGTCAGTGTTTAACACAATAGCACCTTAAGCATCACTTTGAAACCCCTCAGCAGTGATTTgacgggggtggggggtgggggtggggctgTCACTCAAACATTAAATTTAAAAGCATATAGTTTCGGAAAAGTCTGCTCTAAAAAGATTTTTGTATGTTATAACATCACTATTCTTTATTTCTATAATTTGTCATAGGGGGGCGCTTCCATCACATGGTTGTTTCCCCAAACAGACGAATCGTCTTCGTTTCAAAgatttaatgcaaaaaaatgttttcaattagTACAGGATTTTTCCACACCGTGATACAAAGTACTACATTCTTTCTGTAgtgaaaaatgtgcaaaattgtGCAGACGTCCAGCACAATCCTATTAAGTCATTTCACTACAAGTTTCTTCTAGGGAAATGTGGGCACATCTAATTTTTGTGGGTGGGCTTGTGTTTTCacttgccccccaaaaaatgcaacaaGATTCAAGTGGCAACATCGGTGACAGTATTATAGTGATGGTGTCGTCTCAGGAGGCAACAAGTGAGCAGTTGTACagctggatttaaaaaaaaaaaaaaagtttttttttttttttttatcttcactTTTTTGATCAATGATCAACTAGGGGAGGTAGCCAACAGCAAAAACCAAAACTGGTGTGTGTGCAagcaaaagtgacaaaaacataaatatgtataccaatatggcattttttttttaactgtcttATTAAGGTTTTTGATCTACAGCAGCGTGGAGTAGCAACTGTcgagtaaaaatattttgattgacaAATACTTAATCTGAATGCTACAAACAAATgcagataaaataaaacataacattacaaataaatcatgtttacttaattttcaaatgtactaaatactaaacaaaaaaagtttttttaatttatttttacgtCACAATACCACCTTGTGGtataatgttaaaaatgctACATGTAGCATTTAGCCTATAAGTACCAGTACGTTCAAACATATTTGCAAATAAGTTTAAATGTACTTAAATacgttcaaatgttttcacaaaTGAATTCAGTCAAAATACTTTTACTCCTCATCGGCAGGTCCATGCTTCTGTATTTATCACCTAATCTCTCAATGCAAattatgacattttttaaaagggcGCTGGCAATTTTATCAACAAATGTGTGAATAAAATCGCAAGTACTATGTTCGAACGTATTTTCCAGTCAAAATACTTTTACTCCACATCTGCCGGTCCGTACTTCTGTATTTATCAATGTAATCTCTCAAtgcaaattaaaacatttttaaagcgGCACTGCCAATTTTATCACAATTACCAGGATGACAAGAGCTCAATTAccacattaaaatattttttgtctattttttttttttttttaccaaaagGCCTAAAGAAAGAATATAAATGCAATGAGATGTGCTTTGGCAAAGCAGGTGAAATGGGATAAAGTGCTGCAGAAATTATTAATGTCGTGATCGCACCACACTTTTCTTCAACCAAAAGTTTCGCTTGATGAAACGTCTGGGGAGGAGTTCAATTGGGACCTGCTCTCAGTGACTCTCACTAAAGGAAACTCGGAGAAGTCTGTGCCGTGCGATCGCAGACTTACTTGTCCGTTGGCGCCTGTGAACTGTGACGAGGTACCAGATCTCGAGGTCTGGAAATGAGACTTGAAGTTTGGATCGAAAGCGCTAATCTGAAAGGTCTGCAGTGTTGCTGGGGAGGAGTCCGTCTTTTTGGGAGGTGACACCTGTTCCAGGAAGTCCTCATCAGAGGGGGACACCGTGGAAGGGGGAGTAGTTTCATCGCccgaaaatgaaaatgagtgCTGAGAGTCCCCCACCAGAAGTCCAAAGTGAGGTTTCTCCATGGTGGATCTCAACGGGGAACTGGTCCCCGATTTGAACCTACTAGGCGACGGAAACTGTTTCTCGGTGGAGAACAGCGGCTGCCCGGCTAAGGTTGGGTTTTCCGTCACCAAGCTGAGGCTCTGGCTCGTCAGGTAGCTGTCGTTCTGACTGGTCCTCTCCAACGCCTGCTGGAGAAATTTGGAATATTCTTGCAAGAGGCTGGCCTTCTCGCTCGATGGCTGAGTCTGAGCGCTGGCGACGCCGAGGCTCTCAGCGGGGCTGCCGTCCGAAACGTCTGAGGAATTAATAGATATGCTTGAGGTCACCTCGGTATCGGCCACGCTGAAGGAAATTTCCGACTGGCCATTGGCTTTGTTGGAGTAGTGGTCCAACAGAGTCTGAAGAACCTCATCGGGCAGCACGTTCCTATCATGAATAGACTTAATCTCTGTGTTAATGGGCTGAGGTTCCAGAATGGTGGCGGGGACCGTTTCGTCGATGACCGCCGACACCGCCGTTTGGGTAACGGTGGGCTGAGAGGAGATGCCGCTCGCGTTCAGGCCGTAATCGCGAGTGCTGTTGGCCGCGTGAAGGTAGCGTTTCTTCTTGAGGAACTGCATGGCATCGTCGTAGTTTGTGCTGCTGGCTGCAGGCTTTGTCGGAGTTTCCACCGCTTCCGTGGTGGTCACTTCATCTAAAAGGCTTTGCTTGTCCACGATTTCAAAGGTATAATGTGTGACTTTATTGTTTTCCTCAAATGAGGACAGAGTGGCCAAGCAAGGAGCTTGTTCGCCAGACTGTTTGAATCTCCTCTTGGAGACCTTCTTCAAGACTAGTTTAGGGGTCGATGCCTCCTCGGGGGATAAGTCTTGCTCTCGATGTTGGCTGGTGGTTTCTTCCGGAAGCTCCACTGAGTATTCCCCGATCACATACTCGTGTTTGACTTTGGAGGACACGGCAAAAAGAGGCAGAGCTTCACTTTTAGTGAgtctctcctcctctttcacTTCAGTTTCTTTAACGGTTGCCGTGAGATCTTCCGCTTGTCCACTGGTGGACGAGCAGGAACTGTCGGATTTGTTTTCGGCGCACTTTTGTCGCTTCTTCTTGGGTAAGGCGCACTCTTTGGTGAGAAAGGAGCTCAAGGCATCCGCTTCGTGCAGCGATCCACTTTTATTGGCAGCCTTGTTGCTCTTTCGTTCTCGGTTTTCGTGGCACATTCTTCTGTGCTTTAAAACACGGTCGGTTCTGGAGAAGTACtgaggatgaagaaaaaaaaaacattgaagtgCGTCTAAAACTAAAAGATGATTAGACTTCAAGCAATTTCTATTTGAGGGGAGCTCGCTATTCGAGGACATACAGAAATCTGATCCTCAACCTCTTTTGTATTAAATTCTTCACATACACCACATGAAAGCAGCCAAAAAAAGTAACCTGGTGACAGTAGTCGCATTGGTAAGGCTTCTCCCCGCTGTGTGTCCGTTTGTGTCTCTCCATGTGATACTTCTGGATGAACTTCATACCGCACTCATCGCAGCGGAAAGGCTTCTCgcctaaaaataattatatacttaaaaaaaaaaagggggacgTCGCTATGGTCAAATACGATCTTTGGGTTGGACCACTCACCGGTGTGGATTTTTTCATGTCTCTGGAGAAGGTATTTCTGAATGAAGCGCATGTCACACTGGCTACACTGAAAGGGTTTCTCGcctataatttaaaaaaaaaaaaaatacatagcaAGAGTTTAAATGGAATttcatatatatttgttttaattgcatgttgattctttttgttaatatataaatacctGTGTGAATGAAGACATGCCTCTGTAGATGGTAGTTGGTTCTGAACGCTGCATTACAATGATTACAAACATGGCACTTGGGGCTTTGGATGCCAAATGAACCGTCCTCATTAATGCTAAGAATCTGTAACGGCAAAATGACGCAGAAAATATATCAGTAGACGTTTCAGTCTACCATCAAACGTACTTGGCTAAGAGAGGGCTGTTGACTTTTCTACCTTTGCTGGTGAACGCtgtttccttttcttcttcttgggaCACACAACCAGGTCCTTGACTACTTTTTTGTCCTTCTTCATCTGTAGTGGGTgctcagtcaattttaattcttGCTTAATGCTCAGCTGTAACAGAAGGAGCATAGACAAGAGAGGACATTCAGCTTGACCCAAACCAACGTGATGATAATTAACCAATCACGAAGATGCCTTACAAGAGAGCAAGTTCTCATGGTTCATTCAAGCCCCTGCAGAAGCTGCGCTTAACATTACTAATATTTTTACAGAACTTATGCGCGGTACACACGCATTCTGACTTCTGTAATTATATTTACAAGATGGGGTCACATGGGGAtcaatgtgaatatttttagatACTGGGAATGTCTAATAGAACTGCAGTGCAGCTAGAGGACacaacttgacttttttttcctccccctaTTGCCTTTAGCTTTTGTGTTACTCACCATTAGTTATCATGAAGAATGTGCCATAACAATACCAGTGCTGGTACTGAACATACTTGGGGGACTAAGCTGGTACTGAACATACTTGGGGGACTAAggcctctctctttctctttcacaACTGATAACATTCACTATGGCAGCCTGGAATTTTATGCAGTCTCCTTTTTTGACTACAAGTTGCTTGTTGGTAGTCTATTTTTGGAgctaagtaaataaaatgaaatgcttTGAGTCTAAACCAGTGCTTCTCTTTTTGCTTTTCCCAGGAATAATATTTCACGCTCCCCAACTCTCCTCAGTGACTATAAAtagtctaaaaaaataataataaataaataaaacttttgcACAGTGCTGTATATCACTGACGCTTTTAACCGACATGAACTCACAGGTAAGCAGGGCAACTTATGGGTGAGCTTCAAGGGGAAGTGCACCCCcacctctcctcctccatcttcatcatctccTCCACTATTCTTGGACATTTCCTGCATCATCAGCTGCTCGGGAGGTACCAGGTCGTGAGTCACCAGGGAGCTCACGGTCAAGTTTTCATCCTCAtcctcgtcgtcatcatcttcCGCCAACAAGGGGTGGTCTGCCAGAGATCGTTCCCCGAGCGTCATCACCAGCCCGACTCTGCCGCCGCCGTCTATCCCGCTACTGCTGCACTTAAACAGCATGCCCTCCAACTTGTCCTCAGTGTTCATCTTACATAGAGTAGCTTACTGACTCTGTAAAAACAGGAGACATGAGATAACTGTTAcaataaaagttaaatatttgcactgatgatgttgatgcatccatccatttgctACAgaacttgtcctcattagggtcaGGTATTGCCTATTTGTTTGAAAGCAATcgtgcaaactccacacaaacTCAGAACCTCAAAACTTTTATCCATCCTCAAACTTGTAGAAACTTGTGTCACAGGTCAAAGATCAACattaaaaatgagaaatgttctCCATACCGGAATAAGACAAGAACTACTTTGTCCCAATGAAATTGTGATATTCTATTCTTGCAactcattaaaaatacaatatgcaAGGCCACAATATTACATAAGTTATGCAAACATGGattgaataaaacatttgagcaTTCTGTACAAGTGGTGATTTGCATGTTTCTAGAAGCGCTGACAACACACGTTGGGCAGACACTTAGTAATTTCAACATTCCACTTGTTTTGACGTTTCTAAAATGAGACACCACTTGCGAGCCATTAATGTTGAACCGTTAGCGTTTGCTAAATTAGCTCATAGGGATTCTTCCTTGACGTTTGACAATAATGCATCGAGTAACGACATACTTGGGTGACAGAAAAGCAACTGGAAACTCGGCACTGCTTGTTTGCATGAGTGTTTCCAACCTCTGTATTGTTGATGTAAAGTGGGCGAGGGTGATCTGGTTGCTAAATGGCTAGTTAGCTATGCTTGTCAACGCCGTAAAGTTTGGAACACCCACTCGGAAACACGGAGTAAATTTCAAGATTAAAGTTATCTCACGACTTAAagtgagaaagaaaatattattttgaatcATTAAATATTACACCACAGTTTTGGTACAGTAAATAGAGGCACGTTTATTCAAATATAATATCAAAGCTTGCTTTTCTATCAAGTACATCACTAcgtaaattttattttgaaagtgtgCCCGGAAAATGCTCACTGATGTTGTAGAAAATAACTCGGCCTGCTTGAGGGGAGCTGGCTAGCTTCTAGCAAGTTGCAGTTGGTTTAATGTCAACGGTACATAAAACCACTTGCGTTCTTTCTCGCCACATGCGACAAATGACCTCTAAAATCGGCGTGTTTGTAACGCACATTCAACAACATCCGCTAGGATTATTGACCAAATATGTAAGAGGTGCGCTTCACTGCAGCGCTAGTAGCACCTTACCTTTCCTAGCTCACTTCGCTCAATAGGCCCCATAGACAGAAATCGGTTAGTAAAACTCGATAACTAGCTAGCTCACTGAAGCTCACACGACACCGCAAGTCTCAGTTggcacataaaatgatattcAAAATCTCTTCTTACCTGCAACTCGCCCTTTAAGCCCGAGTAGCTGTCATGATTGCCTTGCAGCACTCAAGTGTACTCCGTGTGCGGAATAATCAGATATCTCACGTTTCACGAACACCTGAAAATATGGATTTGTCGCCACCAGGTGGCTAGCATGTGTTAGTGTACTGAACAATGTGAGCTGTTGCTCTTTAGTTAAACACATCTCtaacttgtttgtttgtagtaTTCTGTAATATTCGCacaataatatatttacaagttaaaattttggagaaaaaaaaatttgggtTGTTTTGAGCAAAACAACCAAGGAAAGACCCAACTTCCCGAGTTGTTAAATTTTTTAACTaaaattgggttgtttttgaGCAGCTTTAAGGTGTGTAACATTAAAGATGCCCTAAACATCATGCAGAAAGACAAACACTTTAACAGTATGTTTATTTCTGTGCTGTTGTAGTGTGCATCACTACTGCGCATATTTTTGACGTCCTAACAGGTAGCCAAAATGTTACAAACGCTCCAAAGTTTGGTGCAATGCAGTTCAACGCAGCAACAACCGCAAATATAAAAAGCACAAATGTGAACAGTAAGTTATGTTTTTAGACATCTGTACAATGCAGATGTAGGCAACCCCGCGTTGTGGCAGTGTGAGTGCTGTTATGAATATGGCGCACACGCGCGCCACGAGGAATCCTAATCAACCTGTTTGCAGCAGCTCGGCGCGCGCACGAACACTTGTCCAGCCCCTCATGTGGAGAAGTAACTTATCTTTTTGGATCTAAGCCCCCATCCGCTGCTCACAGGCAGTCTCTCTCCTCCCCGGCTGTGATTGTAAGCTGTCACCGCGTTCCACGCGTTTCATCTCGTCTCTTCCCACCGACGCGAGAGTGGAATTGGGGACAGACAGCCCACCCACTCATcaacaccccccaccccccttgtGCAGCCTTTAGTGAGGGGAAGCCCCTACCACGCTTGACTCGCTGAGTGGATCTCCTGCGTCGCgcctgtgcgtgcgtgtagcCCGGGGCTCCGTCTTCCTCAACAGTTGCCAccggagaggaggaggaggagagcggGGGAGACAGCAGACTGAGGACGGAAGGGACGCGGAGAGCCACGCAGCTCCTGCCCCGGCTTCTGCTCCTGACATGCAGTCGATCATCTCTCCGGTGACCAAGGCCATCCTAGTCGCACTCTTCATCTTCGCCATACTCCTCATCCTCTACGTGATCCTCTGGTACATTTGCAGGGACGTGGACTGCGACCACGGCATTTGAGGATtcctttattttaaaaatcaaacaacaagagaagaaaaagacggAAGGGAATTCGCAATTGGAGGAGCCCGGGGTCACCCTGTGAGTGCGTTTTGCCCGTTTtctcatttgtgtgtttcttgGTTTTAAGTTGCGTGTCAAGGTGGGTGCGCGCTGTGCGTAAATTAACCACCTGGCACCTCGAGCCCTTTGCCCTCCCGAAATtagccccctccccccctctaAACTTGCGCGCAACATCCACCGCCTCATTAGTAACGGGAATAGTGGAAGTGGTCTCACCGGGATGCGCGGTCAAGGCGTGCTCGGGTCGTGCAATGACCGCCAGTGACATTGCGGTATAGGAAGCACGCGAGTCTCTTAAGGTCAGGAACCAGCAATGTTTACCTCTCTTTGACAATATTGCCTCCCAGCCCCTCTCGGATGCACCATTAGTTCATGCTCAGTTCATCTTGCTCTGCAGAAGACATCCCACCTAACCGGATTATCTCTATTTGGCTCCTCTTCTTTGGAATATTTCTTAAAATATGTCTCCCAAGTCCATATCATGAATATTCCATCAAGCAATTACATCACCTTGTCATCCAATCCTACGTAATTAAGATGTTCTCTGCCCACATCCATCTAATGCTTTATGGAAGACGTTTCCATATTACAGCCACATTCGACCCCAGTGCCAGCATGCGTATTGTCACGTGACCCATAAAACTGTTAAATGCGGAGGCTGAAATGTGATTGACATTCTCACATGTCGCTCCGGAGAGCCCTCAAATCCAGATCATTTGTACATTTGCATAGATTCCAAAGTGGAGGCTGCGAAGGACACGTCAAGGGCATGCGGCTTCTACAACAGGAAGCTTCGCATGCCGTACAAATTGCAAGCTCATTTCAGACGTCATCTTTTCATGCTCCTGTAAGTCTCCGAGATATGACACACGTGCAGATGAAAAGATGGCAACGTGATAGAAGCTGCCTGCAGTTTTGACACCTGTCTGCGCGTTTCCTCATCACTATTCCCCCTTTAAACAGCCTGGAGGCAATAAACAGCAGTGCAGCTCACAAATAAAGTGAGAGTTGAAGATTTGAAACTGCGGCGCCACCACTGtggtattttaaaatacatgaGAAGCCCAAGTGCAGGTGTCCTATTCGACCAGAATATAAAACGACCGCTGGCCTCGCAACTAACCTGTGCTACTTTTCAACTTTCTCTCAACCACGCACATAGTGTGGACATTAAATGGCTGCTCAGTCTCCGCCGgttcaaagtgtgtgtgttaaaataacaatattgttgtgtttgtcCGGATGACCGACACATTTAATTGTGTGAATTTGAATTTGCATTGTACCAAATTTATCCAATTACAGTATATGATTCACAGagctcctcccctcccccaacacaaaaaaaagtcagaacaTCCCAACGTTGATACACCTTGATAGAGCTCAAGTTCAATCAAGATTGAAGTCATAAAATATGTAAGATTGAAGGTGAATTATTGAAGCAGAAGGAAGTTGCTATTCTGGCCGGCTATGATGATacacagcccaaaaaaaatgttttaaataatgcCTACTGATTTAGTCCTGCCAGTTCAATATTATCAAGATGGCCGTCACAAATATGGGCGTGATTGTTTTCGATCAACAGTAATCCcaagtgggacacaaattGAAATTCTCGCAAAAGTCCGAGGAGGCCGGGCGAAGCCAATGTCACAGAacatgtcatcaccctcaacTCAAATTGGCTTTCAGGAAGATAGTTGTCCTGAAGCACGCACACCTCAAAGCCATAAAAATAGATTGCCAGTGACTCAGCCGTTATGTAAAGTCCATCTCTGATAGGGCCGCTTCGGGAGCGTTATGTCAGTTTCGCTGGATGCCACTGAAGCTGAGGTGACACGTCTTCTGTGTccgtacacacacaaaaaaaaaccacacaagcACCTCcttcattttttcactttcaagTGTACACACCCGTGTGAGCGCATCCCAATGTGATACACTCAACATGATGGAATCCCTTTAGGCTAAACCGCTACATTATTAGCATTTTAGAGCTCACTGGGAAGAAAACACCACTTCACATTTAAATCACATCCGACACCCCTCTGGCCAGGTAGCCATCCATATTGGCAGACATGCATCCCGCACACAAATCTACATCCAGAGTCATAattgaacatgtttttaaacatCACACTTCCAAATACCGCCCGCCCCCATCCACCGACCCAACCCGCCGCCACTATTGCTTCTTTTAAAAAGGCAGTGATGCATACTTGCTCATCATCTGCACCGACTTCCTGTGGGAACACTTTAAGCCGTCTTATAATGAgacatcttcatcatcttctATGCAAATACATTTCCTGTCTCATtaacactttgtttttgttactcATTTCATTCGGAGGCTTCCCCACCTTGAATTGGGAATCGCTCTTATTAATCACAAGGGGATTTGAGAAGAGTCACAATTAGCCTTTGATAGGACACGCTGTAAAATAgttgtttgacatttttactgTGTTAAGAATCTGCACACAGAGGTGTGTAATCATCTTTTTATTCGAAACAATAATGGAAGCTCGATTTAGCAAATGACCCCAAATTTGAGTCAACTATTATGAATCATCTGAATCAGATTcttgaatgtattttcttctatttCCCTTTTGAGTCACATGGC comes from Syngnathus acus chromosome 21, fSynAcu1.2, whole genome shotgun sequence and encodes:
- the znf148 gene encoding zinc finger protein 148 isoform X2 encodes the protein MNTEDKLEGMLFKCSSSGIDGGGRVGLVMTLGERSLADHPLLAEDDDDEDEDENLTVSSLVTHDLVPPEQLMMQEMSKNSGGDDEDGGGEVGVHFPLKLTHKLPCLPLSIKQELKLTEHPLQMKKDKKVVKDLVVCPKKKKRKQRSPAKILSINEDGSFGIQSPKCHVCNHCNAAFRTNYHLQRHVFIHTGEKPFQCSQCDMRFIQKYLLQRHEKIHTGEKPFRCDECGMKFIQKYHMERHKRTHSGEKPYQCDYCHQYFSRTDRVLKHRRMCHENRERKSNKAANKSGSLHEADALSSFLTKECALPKKKRQKCAENKSDSSCSSTSGQAEDLTATVKETEVKEEERLTKSEALPLFAVSSKVKHEYVIGEYSVELPEETTSQHREQDLSPEEASTPKLVLKKVSKRRFKQSGEQAPCLATLSSFEENNKVTHYTFEIVDKQSLLDEVTTTEAVETPTKPAASSTNYDDAMQFLKKKRYLHAANSTRDYGLNASGISSQPTVTQTAVSAVIDETVPATILEPQPINTEIKSIHDRNVLPDEVLQTLLDHYSNKANGQSEISFSVADTEVTSSISINSSDVSDGSPAESLGVASAQTQPSSEKASLLQEYSKFLQQALERTSQNDSYLTSQSLSLVTENPTLAGQPLFSTEKQFPSPSRFKSGTSSPLRSTMEKPHFGLLVGDSQHSFSFSGDETTPPSTVSPSDEDFLEQVSPPKKTDSSPATLQTFQISAFDPNFKSHFQTSRSGTSSQFTGANGQLYNCSLVAS
- the znf148 gene encoding zinc finger protein 148 isoform X1, with amino-acid sequence MNTEDKLEGMLFKCSSSGIDGGGRVGLVMTLGERSLADHPLLAEDDDDEDEDENLTVSSLVTHDLVPPEQLMMQEMSKNSGGDDEDGGGEVGVHFPLKLTHKLPCLPLSIKQELKLTEHPLQMKKDKKVVKDLVVCPKKKKRKQRSPAKILSINEDGSFGIQSPKCHVCNHCNAAFRTNYHLQRHVFIHTGEKPFQCSQCDMRFIQKYLLQRHEKIHTGEKPFRCDECGMKFIQKYHMERHKRTHSGEKPYQCDYCHQYFSRTDRVLKHRRMCHENRERKSNKAANKSGSLHEADALSSFLTKECALPKKKRQKCAENKSDSSCSSTSGQAEDLTATVKETEVKEEERLTKSEALPLFAVSSKVKHEYVIGEYSVELPEETTSQHREQDLSPEEASTPKLVLKKVSKRRFKQSGEQAPCLATLSSFEENNKVTHYTFEIVDKQSLLDEVTTTEAVETPTKPAASSTNYDDAMQFLKKKRYLHAANSTRDYGLNASGISSQPTVTQTAVSAVIDETVPATILEPQPINTEIKSIHDRNVLPDEVLQTLLDHYSNKANGQSEISFSVADTEVTSSISINSSDVSDGSPAESLGVASAQTQPSSEKASLLQEYSKFLQQALERTSQNDSYLTSQSLSLVTENPTLAGQPLFSTEKQFPSPSRFKSGTSSPLRSTMEKPHFGLLVGDSQHSFSFSGDETTPPSTVSPSDEDFLEQVSPPKKTDSSPATLQTFQISAFDPNFKSHFQTSRSGTSSQFTGANGQVSLRSHGTDFSEFPLVRVTESRSQLNSSPDVSSSETFG